TTTTAGGCATCGAGAATGTGTTGGTTTTGCGTGGCGATGCACGCCGGGGTGATGCTTCATTTGTGCCAACGCCTAACGGCCATAACTATGCTACTGATTTACTGCAGCAAGTGGTAAATATGAACAACGGCATTTACCTGCATGAGCATAACGACGATAGCCTGAAAACCGATTTCTGCATCGGCATTGCCGGCTATCCCGAAAAGCATTTTGAAGCACCAAACCTTAAAACCGACTTTAAATACCTGAAACAAAAGGTAGATATGGGCGCGAATTTCATTGTTACACAAATGTTTTTTGACAATCAGAAATATTTTGATTTTGTAAATAATTGCCGGGCCAATGGCATCAATGTTCCTATTATACCGGGCTTAAAACCTGTTACCAACTCAAAACAGTTAATCGGTTTAGCAAAAACCTTCCATATTGATATGCCCGAAGATTTATGCGACGCGGTTAACGGCTGCAAATCAGAAAAAGATGTGCGGGATATCGGTGTGGAATGGATGATAAACCAATGCCGTGAGTTGATGGCCTTTGGTGTGCCAGTGCTGCACTTTTATACCATGAGCAACGCCGGGCCAACTAAGCGGATTGCGGAAGCGATTTTTTAGGGGGCTGTAGGATTGAAAGGTTGTTGTTCATGCTTTATTTAAAAGGATGAACAATGGCCTATTTTATTCTCAACCCGGCAAGGCCAAAATTCAATATCTTTCCAACGTTTGCCTCTTCCGAAAATACCTTGATGCCCCTTTGGCTCATACTTATTATTTGAACCTTGACGAACACATTTTCCGGACTATTTATGAAGTATTTTT
The genomic region above belongs to Mucilaginibacter sp. KACC 22773 and contains:
- the metF gene encoding methylenetetrahydrofolate reductase [NAD(P)H], with product MKITEHIANAKGKTLFSFELIPPLKGQSIKGIYDAIDPLMEFKPPFIDVTSLREDFIYKQHDNGLLEKLSYRKRPGTIAICAAIMNKYKVDTVPHLLCGGFTKDETENGLVDLQFLGIENVLVLRGDARRGDASFVPTPNGHNYATDLLQQVVNMNNGIYLHEHNDDSLKTDFCIGIAGYPEKHFEAPNLKTDFKYLKQKVDMGANFIVTQMFFDNQKYFDFVNNCRANGINVPIIPGLKPVTNSKQLIGLAKTFHIDMPEDLCDAVNGCKSEKDVRDIGVEWMINQCRELMAFGVPVLHFYTMSNAGPTKRIAEAIF